The nucleotide window cttGAGATATAGAGACAAGCTTTCTTTATTTTCCACTTTtgctttgaatatatatatatatagttttttttttttgaataaatatatatatatatatagttgtagcTAATGATTTTTGAAACTTTTGTATTAAAGTGTGAAGAGGAAGAGGGGAAATAGTAATCAATAAAGATGTGAAAATCATGTTCAAAGTTTTCATGGTTATTTAACCTTTTAGGTTGGTTCCAGCTAACAACCAATTAGAGCACTAGTTAACTTCATCATTCTATTTCTCCGCTCTcttaatttataaatagtaacttTAATCCTTGCTTCTAGATTGATGTAATATAGTTCATTATAGCATTCAAGTTCATCTCTAATATATGTATTAGCTTGCAAAACCCATAATTGAAGATGATAGTTGTTAATTATGCCAAATTAAGTATACCTTTCTTTCGTTAtcatgtttatttttcaaaccTTAATAGTAATGATGCAATGtgtaaatatatgaaaataaaggaacaaaagaaattacaataagatatatatatataatcaattagTTGGAAATCTCAATTTccactattaattaattaagtctcGAGTTCCTTGGTACTCATTTCAACAACCTTTAGGATACAACAACTAATACATGATATGGTTAATGTCTCCAACTATAATTCATGATAGTCACATCCTCCTATCTTTGATGGATATACGATCCTCTCATAATTATTTATAGAGGTACCAATACCAACTACGCTCTCTTATCTTGATAGTCATTATTCACCATTACTAGTGAATTTTGTaatcactttttatttttttttatttaaccgtGTTCTCTTTCTAATAAAGCCATgatttacaacaacaataacaataatatatagaAAAGTAACAATGTCTCTTAACCACAAGATTTATGTACTTGAATTTGACAATAAAGAGTACAAAGGCATTGATTTAAAACACCAACATAAAAAGGGCTACTCAAATGTAGGTGGAAGGTAGTTGAATATAATCAATAGTTCTTGTGAAATGAGACACTCTCGCTGTGTCCACACCTTGCATGCAATCAAAGTACGTCCTCCTCATTCTAGATAATAAGTATTATGGCCACCTTTTCtctttcatgcatgcatgcatgcatgcggCCAACTCTAATCCACGTGTACACAATAATGTTTTACTCCTTGTTAAATAGGCTCAATATATCCAATCTAATCTCTAACAAAAAGTCTatgtctatatatgtatataatatatgcatacataaagACTGACATTTATTTACATAAATGATATGTGCTACGTGTATCTCTATAGTTTCCTTTTTTGATGGTTTACATGATAGTAAATGGACTTTCATATTGAgtaatattcattattttaatatgtattattttttttaaataattattttcattaactaTGATGTACCAACTTGGATGCCGCATTGAACAGATTTAGTTTAATCAAAAAGTCATATTTATTGCATTGAGTTCATTTATTAACCATATTGCAAGCTCATATGGgcctttttttctctaattagtTACTCTATTAAGcaaataaactaatttttaaaattttcaaataatgtaTAACCTTGATATCATGTCAAATAGtctctaatataaaataattttcattaattacatcaagtataaaataattattttcaacatCGATTTTCAATTAGAGGTTGAGGATTCCATCCATGTCTAACCAAAATAATTGGTATTTCTAATCACAATTTACTAGCTTTAATATATGTTTGCTGACATTAATATTCTACCCTTATTTTTAACTAGTCACGTAACATTTAAACTAATCATTTTCACTAATCACAATCTATTAACTTTAACAACATGCTAAAAAGCATAGATTTttaatctttgaaaaaaaaaactattagatTAAATCAAGTCCATACAATAAGAAACAAACAACCTCCTACTCATATGGTCCTATTTTAACCAATTGCATATCTCAAAAAGTAATTATTCTCtctaatcataattttttaactttatcaACGTGTCAAACGAGttcaaactttaaaattaaGTCAAGTccaaacaataataaacaaacaaacttacaTATATATCATCTTTTTAATCAGTCAGATATACATCAACTAACCATTTTCACTgatcataattaatttacaaactttTTACAGCATGCATCAACCTACCTTTAAGAAaattaaacttatatatatgcatgcatacatatatatatatatatatatatatgatatgacaataaacaaacaaaatatatttatatggtcCCTCAAGAAAGATCTATATGTTTCCCATCTTAATGAACTAAGGGACCCAAACATCTTCATGAACTCTTAAAAGACTTTGAGTTGGTCCTCAACCACCTTTTTTTGTTCCATATATATATCACCGACAACATcactgtgttttttttttaaaggttcaTTTTCATAACTTTGTTTTGACTGCACAGTTTAATGTTTCAAAGgtttaattaatatgttttgaTTGTGAGATTGGAGACAAACTCTCTGATCTTACTGAGGACTTACTTTTCATGTCTTTGTTTTAGTTTACTTGATTCATTTAACAATTAACTTGGCTTTTTATTTAGTACTCTCTTGTTATCATTTTGGTGTTTATaccttttcatatatattttgattatatatcaaaatgttGATATCTAGGATTGTTTTAGCACAAgttaatgataaaattaattctAGAAAAGAACAATTAACTATTAATCTTGGTTTATTAATTGATGATAATCAACATTagtgaaatttatatatatatgtgattatCCATCCTTACTTTCAAAAGATTATACAATACCGTTGTTAAtgaactaaataaaatttattatatttagtaTTATCTAAAGCTATTAATTTGgtctttttaaatgaattttagcATCATAATTATCAATGTGATCGTGATGtgtaacaaatattaataaatttatataaataagtaattatccAATTCAATTTACAATATCTAACAACTTGTTTATGATGAAAGGAAATTTATTTGTGAATAAGATAACAAATATCTAAAAATGATATATCTGGTGATGTGTAacaaatattgatttatttgatttatggcAATTCACttaaactcaaataaatcaatagaCCTGtacaatatataatttttttctcatactATTTGTTAAATCACAATTAAAAGTCTATctgatatataaaaatacaaagtacATCAtcgtacaaatttttttaacttattttgcaaatagattaaaattacaatttaaaaaaacaattgagtacaccataattttataaaatttttttcaaattctaaaaatgatataaaaattttactaaattaagacacaactaaacattaaaattattttttattaaaataaaaatggccAAATAACCCACATTATTTCTAATCTCactaaaatataacaaaaattttatattatccaTCAAACAATGTTACaactcaattatttattttgtgttataattttttttttcaatattgtgCTGTATTATTTGTGTTTCTCATTTGCATCTACAAATCAAGCGGACCacgagaaaaaacaaaaaaacaaaaaaattatttgaaaaaaaatgtatatatataaatacagaaaaataacagaaaatttttaaatatatataaaaaaagaaaaaatatattaataaatgacAACGCTATGTGCGGCGCTGAAAGACGAAGGAGCTAAGAAACGGAACCAATTGGAGCATGTGAGGTGGGACCCACGCGTGGAACACGTGTGAGGCCTTGAAGGAGAGAGGGCGCACGTGCCAAGGCGTCTTCTAGTGTACGAGCGGACATACACATGGGTGGTCCCCACGTGCCCGTTCGCACGTGCCATCACATGACTAGCATTCATATCTCATCGTTCCCGTGCCACGCACGTGTCTTCCTGGTTGTTTCGTTTCTTTATCATGGGCTTTATAACGCCGGTGATCACGGGCCACatttattcatctttttttttaatatatatatatatataatttttttattccattatttaattattattgttaataaaaaaaaataagaatgggAGCCAATTATGGAGTAATTTTGgagttattttaattatttagtggAATAAATATGATCCACTGAATAttgctttaaaattttttttaatatattggaaacattattagttatttaattatttatttttgcatgtgaAAACATTGCTATATTTTAGTGGCTGTGAGGGCTTCCCCtcccaattttaattttagttgtGTGGctgtaaaatttataatattttataaaagtatctaatatatattttttgagcatattatatgaaaagaaaaagaaatacaatgtAGAGATTTATGCAAAAAATAGTTTGTGAAAAATGTACTTTGAAGTTAaattctttagatttatttaaataattttgttttaatttttttatccaaaggATTGGTAATCcttgatgaatatttttttttcattttttaaatgcattttGTTGGAGGAAAAATCCCATTTTAACTTGATTAATACTGATTtgtattcaatatatatataaatgaacataatttatgaaataagtactttttttcaaaacaaaagtatgacaaaaagagaaaaataatattgttttgCTGTTTTTTCACAAAAGCAAAATAGAGTggcctttatatatatatataatttttgtgacCAAAATGCCtttagagaaaaatatttttctcgtCTCTATGTAAAATTAGTGTTTTCTAAcacatcattcattttcttcttaGAAGTCGCCTCCTCAAACTTAGCCGAACTTTGAGATCTCTTCTTTGGATATGTAACTAAAGTCTCAACAAATGcactataattttttgaaattttaatgttaaaatatttttttaattgtgttgaagattttgattaaagaagTTATAATTCAATAGTTTTCAAGTTTTTGTTAGTTAATAAGATTTGTAATTGCatacttattaattatatttgttttatttacctgcatgtttggttggatggtTTTTGAAACTATGTCGtcatatcatttattatttgtgtttcaaatttatcttttgttttaatattgaaaagttagagttttttttaacaaaaaaaagttatcaattgtttttttttttcctcaattctgaataaataaaataaaataacaaacaaaaaattaaaatcaaaattaaaattttttattttgaatatgtcTAAATAAGTTATTCGAACTCAAAGTGTACTTCTCTAGGTTGAGTTTCAATAGGGTTTAATTGTTCAGGTACTTATAAGAAAagtacattttaaaaaaaattaataaacattaagaaaataagagaaTCCAAAGGAACACTagtactaattaaaataattaattaatttttaatcaaaattaatttggttttataattgataattgatgttgattaatatttcatgtttacttaattaaattatattcagttaattaaataaatttataaagtcTTATTCTTATTCCAAATCACACTTGAATGGAGGGTTGAAATAAACCTAAATTAATTCCTCAAACAAGGTAGTTGTTAGTTTGAGCTAGTTTCAATTTGAAGTCACACTAGAATTATGCTTGggctttttattttggattgattaCTTTTGTTTCATAAGGGTTTGTGAAATATGTTTAGGGGTGGTAAAATGAGTAATAACACGATTACAAGACACAACATGACAATGTTTAAATCGTGTGTTTAGTATAAATGGGTTTATATTATAACCGGACAGACACAAATAAGACACgcttaaattaaatagtttttttgttgtaataatGTCAATCTGTATAAGACACGATTAACAcgaaagtaaagataaaaaagtaattataactaacatatatattcaattttgaatatttaagtatttatatatattggacataagtatttaaatattaatatatatttgttagattttaaattaatatattttagattttattaaagCTTATTGTCATTATTGATTCATGGATTTTGTATAAAAGTCAAGTTGAATGGGTTGTGTCATGTTACACGGCCCAATTATTAGAATGTTAAGTGAGTCATGTCATGTTACATGACTCGATTACAGATTAAACAGGTTAAGTGGGACATATCATGTTACACACTTGCCTACAGGAGCTAACTTCATCATCCACAAAAATTCATAGcctcattataatttttaaatccagTGATCTAATGGTTTACAAGTATATGAATTTTGTAatgactatttttgaatgaaaaaaaaatatcagagctttattattattattttttttgtaattatttgattcttgatttgaagattagaaaaaagaagaagagattgaAGAGTTTAAAGTAAACAACCATAACCATTGTCAATTTATGTAATTTCTCATGAAAagtattttgagaaaaaaaaagaagaaaacttaaacaaattttcaacaaaaaaaacacttttcAAGCAACAAATCCCAATATAATAAGCTtaacttgtaaaaaaaaaaaaatctaattattaAACTtaaggaatattttttttatgccaagCGAAAGAGACTAATCATCTTCAAATTTACATGAGGTTGCAAAAGTAAATAAAGGAACTTTAGaaatcaatttatataatttgtatattatacttattatattacaaatatggttgatttcaattattattatttttttctaacgTGTTAACATGCCTAAGAAATCATTTTGTGCCTTAGAAAAGGTTGATTGGTTGAGCTACCATATGATATGAGTTCTTTGtatgaataaacaaataaataaattttaaatatattagttaatattaataaatatccaCAATagcttcaaatatatatatatatatatatatataaaacttaattttaaaaatcttttttattagtattaataggGGAAAAAGAacataatcaaaacataatattgGAGTCCCATATTACTGATTATAAAAaccttaaatgataaaaaaaaactcattattAATTTGTGGTACATGTACTCAAGTTCaaggttttaattaataaataaattcatcataCTTAAGAATAGCAAAGGACCTACAAAGAATTTTTCAgaaatgttaaataaaatttgaaagtttTCAGGGACTTATTCCTACTTtcctattttaatataatattggTTTTCaaagggttatatatatatatatatatataaatccatgcGAGAATGAGCTCCTTGTTCACGTTGAAAGTTCCAACAAAGAGCGAAACCCTAGCACGAGGATTCCCAGAAACCATCGTCCTGTGCACTCTTCTTGCAAATCATTGGCTGTTTCTCCTTTCGATCGGGTTTCCCATGGATTTACCTTGCTGATTCCTTGACAATGCCTTGTTTTCTTGTCAGGCATGGCGCCAAGAGATGCAGGAAGGAAGGCCATGGGTGTCCGTGTTATCGCTTTGGATTCTCgcgtttttgttgtgtttttgttttctagGGTTGGGAGGAAACctggattttgatttttgtgcaCGTGTCTGGAGAAATTTCGCTATGAATTTCATTCTGGGTGCTATATTTTGTGGCATTAATGCTGGTTGTGATTGGTGTTCTTTGTGGTCGGGAAGAGCTTTTTCTGAGTGGAACTCAAGCCTCTGTTGTGAAGGTGTgagttttcattgatttctcttttggattatgtttggattgtCGAAAGTTTGTGTCTTGTTATCCTTTTCTGttaatttattgattgattgacATATTTGTGAGATATTTTGCCTCTGGTTTAGGCAAATCTGAAGCAATTTTTTGTAGGAAGACGAGATTATTTGGTGGTGATAAGTTTGATTTGGATAAGGTGGGGATTTGGAAAGGAATGCATTTGATTTGACATGGATGAAGAAAAGCTTGAACATGCATGATTTTTAGGAATAGAATGTTCATATGTACAGGATGATTTTGATTGGCCCTTTTTCAAGCAGAGGAAATTTTCTTGTCTTAGAATATTGTTAGCTAAGTTAATTTCTTTGGACTAAAAAAATGTGATCATTTAGATTTTGAATGTGAATGAAATCTTCAGTTATTATGAGTTGGCTGTGCAAGGAAGTATAAATGATGTGGGCCTAATGAGTGGAAATTGATCGAAATTAATCCATGTTATTGCTCAAAATGTATGAGAAACAGGGCAAGTGCTCTTTATGTAGTTTGCCTTGCTTTACTAGTTCAtgttgattaaaatttaaaagatagtACACGCATTTCAAGTTAGAAGTTTTCCtacataatataattaaatgctTGTTAAAGTAGAAGACTGTAGTATTTCTTCTGTTTCTATTTTTTGCTTCTGTGGTAAATCTCCCATCATGCATTTTCCAGGGCATAGTTTAACATGTTGCCGAAAATTGGACTGGATGATCTATCTTCAGTTCCATCATGCTTCACCCTCCACCGGCGACTCCATCCAAGCCATGTAAGTTActgattaatatatatgtcaaggtcaacatttttaaaatgctCTTACTATACATGTCTGGACTATGCAACTTCATTTTATTCATGAGGCTTCATCTGTGTGTGACAATTATGCAGTAGCAAGATTGCCTCGTAAAGTTTTCGAAGAATCGTatggatgttattgttttttgaaaattagCAAACAAAGCTGAAACTTGAAGGCAGAAGCATTCATGTGCCCAGTAAAATTTATTATCTCTCCTATAAAATGAAGTACGTTAACAAGGAGGATTGTTTGATGCAAAACTGCCCTCGATTTCTTTAGCTGACATGGTTGGATAGTTATTGCCATTATCATCAATCAATATTTTACCCACAATTTGAGAACAAATATGCAGCAGAAAGTTTAGTTAAATAGGTCATGAGATTTCTAATGCTGGCACTAATTATTTAGCTTTTGATTTCACTTCATTTGATGAGCATACATTGTTGAATTCCCTTAACATTTGAAAGAACCTATGGCTATTATATTCCATGTTAATTTTGCTGCCGAATTTCTAGATTTTGTGACTGAATTATTGTGAAGCTCGCACTCTTTTAATATGAATCTTACTTCAGGGATTTTGGAACTTGAATTGCCAAGATTTGAAATTAAGGGGAAATCTCACATGCTCAACACCCAAGCAGTATTTGAGCACCTCTTTTTATGGTTGTCAATTACAAttgggaaagaaagaaagggtcAATTTAAGAAGATGCTCTGTTATTTTTTCCAAGTTGCAAGAAAATGATCAGCCTAAAGAAAACAGTTGGAAAGCCTATGGTTACTACAGTATGTTCATTACATGTACTTGCAACTCTCTAATAAACCTATTttcaatgtatttattttttaaattgggtGACTCAGATCATGAAACTGAGGAAGGCCTTTCTCGTCAGTTTTCTTACAAACAAAGTCCTGATGGTCCGATAAACCTTCAAGACCTTCTTCTTGAAAAATTAAAGGCTGTGCATTTGCATTTGTTAGCATCCGAACGCTGGAATGCTCCCCAGCTGAAACTTTGCCATAGGTATCTTGCTTTCTATCATATGATTATAACTATTCaaagatttataaaataattttggttttATGTTTTGATCTGTTGTAACAGAAATTACTTGGTGAGTGCCATCAACTTGACCCATTATTTGGCATTACAATGCCTTGATGTTAACTACCACCTTAAGGAAGATCTCACATCTGTTGGCCTTCTGACTTTGGATAATATAAATTCACACATTCTCGTCAGTATTACTGCTTGCATACAACTTTTGGATAATCTAGTATCCGAGGATGTTTGCAGCAATGGGAATGCCTGCTCCACGCATAATGGTATTCATATGGCTACTCAGGTTACCGAAACTATGGGAGAATTGAGCATAAATTCTATTAGGAAAAGGATAACTTCTCATGTGGAAGCATTGTTTGGTCCACCTCAAGATAAGAGAAATGTCCATATTATGGTAACTGTTGGAAGAGAAGCTATATCAAATGAATTGATGGTCACTGATATTCTAAGGGCAGGAGCAAATATTGTAAGGATTAATTGTGCACATGATGATTCAAGTGTCTGGAGTGATATCATCAGAATTGTGAGGAACAGCTCCCAACTGCTCGAACAACCATGCCGCATTCTCATGGATCTAGGTGGATCAAAACTAAGGACAGGCAATTTGACTTTGGATCCAAATGTGTTGAGGATATCACCAAA belongs to Dioscorea cayenensis subsp. rotundata cultivar TDr96_F1 chromosome 17, TDr96_F1_v2_PseudoChromosome.rev07_lg8_w22 25.fasta, whole genome shotgun sequence and includes:
- the LOC120280058 gene encoding plastidial pyruvate kinase 4, chloroplastic-like, whose product is MLPKIGLDDLSSVPSCFTLHRRLHPSHGFWNLNCQDLKLRGNLTCSTPKQYLSTSFYGCQLQLGKKERVNLRRCSVIFSKLQENDQPKENSWKAYGYYNHETEEGLSRQFSYKQSPDGPINLQDLLLEKLKAVHLHLLASERWNAPQLKLCHRNYLVSAINLTHYLALQCLDVNYHLKEDLTSVGLLTLDNINSHILVSITACIQLLDNLVSEDVCSNGNACSTHNGIHMATQVTETMGELSINSIRKRITSHVEALFGPPQDKRNVHIMVTVGREAISNELMVTDILRAGANIVRINCAHDDSSVWSDIIRIVRNSSQLLEQPCRILMDLGGSKLRTGNLTLDPNVLRISPKKNAMGEFLPAQFWLCCEGSSPPAHLSPDAILYINHKFVSKLKVGTILHFIDVRGKKRSAKLVLKSSIFAFSGYMVESLRTVYVGLGTEFYIKDKNTRQSIGQVVKMPALEPFIRVNVGDLLTICKDSCLSVDNACAPTFFSTRITCSSDHLFDSVKPGEPIAFDDGKIWGEIRKTNSTQITVLITHADPRGSKLGPEKIHQHTRE